The following are encoded in a window of Candidatus Hydrogenedentota bacterium genomic DNA:
- a CDS encoding DUF1559 domain-containing protein — protein MRNRGFTLIELLVVIAIIAILAAILLPALARARESARRSSCQNNLKQFGVIFKMYAGEAPAAKFPPLQFDVVSIIPRPRVDIAAGPMVDAIFPEYLTDPAIAVCPSDPNSKVEDLTARDPETGLVGLAEDHELIGESYVYLGYLFDRCGDDDPQTTIGDVVSYLPRLNEHIQVDNPDRSGPSQFIATLEGLAMAALDKIDMGSLADITDFRSLSHQLVDTDVKVTAYTNALTGQRENTGNAGGTIVYRLREGIERFLITDINNPASNAQAQSVLFVMFDTISTKVQYFNHVPGGSNVLYMDGHVEFQRYLRGPAPCCEGMALFLGTMLDRGR, from the coding sequence ATGCGAAATCGAGGGTTTACGCTGATCGAATTGCTGGTGGTCATTGCGATTATCGCGATACTGGCTGCGATCCTGCTGCCGGCGCTGGCGCGCGCGCGCGAATCCGCGCGCCGTTCAAGTTGTCAGAACAACCTCAAGCAGTTTGGCGTCATCTTCAAGATGTATGCGGGAGAAGCCCCGGCCGCCAAATTCCCGCCGCTTCAGTTCGACGTGGTTTCGATCATCCCGCGTCCCCGCGTGGATATCGCTGCCGGTCCCATGGTGGACGCCATTTTCCCCGAATATCTGACGGATCCCGCCATTGCGGTATGCCCTTCCGATCCGAACAGCAAGGTCGAGGATCTGACCGCTCGGGATCCTGAAACGGGGTTGGTGGGCCTTGCCGAAGATCACGAATTGATTGGCGAAAGTTACGTCTACCTCGGCTATCTGTTTGACCGTTGCGGCGACGACGATCCACAGACCACCATCGGCGACGTCGTTTCCTATCTGCCTCGGTTGAATGAACACATTCAGGTGGACAATCCCGACCGAAGCGGGCCGTCGCAATTTATCGCGACCCTCGAAGGGTTGGCCATGGCGGCCTTGGACAAAATTGATATGGGAAGTCTTGCGGACATTACCGATTTTCGCTCGCTAAGCCACCAACTGGTGGACACGGACGTCAAGGTCACAGCCTATACCAATGCCCTTACCGGGCAGCGGGAAAACACCGGAAATGCCGGCGGCACAATCGTTTATCGTCTTCGCGAGGGAATCGAGCGTTTCTTGATTACCGATATCAACAATCCGGCGTCCAATGCACAGGCGCAAAGTGTTCTCTTTGTCATGTTCGACACGATTTCCACGAAGGTGCAATATTTCAACCATGTTCCGGGCGGGTCGAATGTGTTGTACATGGACGGTCATGTCGAGTTTCAGCGTTACCTGCGCGGTCCGGCGCCGTGTTGCGAGGGCATGGCCCTTTTCCTGGGCACGATGCTCGACCGGGGGCGCTGA
- a CDS encoding dienelactone hydrolase family protein, which produces MLTRFGIPAFFLAVIACSALAGEPPLSDPEKPGPYPVGVTTMQFTDHARTDALTKKDRSLLTEIWYPATDETKDLPKNRLLDFFLRGTDTALPILMQAAFGVDVKKLDESFKNFSVRDARIRDGLFPLVLFSHGNGGLRFQNAFLCEHLASHGYIVAAPDHTGNAACTYVDGQLIAYNEAGRDQAATDRPIDIRFLIDTFQRLVGGADSRFLERIDMSRIAVAGHSFGGYTSTWVADTEPRVRAIIPMAGVAKERVNFECPALVMVATEDKTMGLEGNDRIRRYYEDSKGPRHFVEFKNAGHFSFTEMYQFKPDFGDGIGSGKRIASGEPVTYTPMDVMYPLINGYATAFLGKYLKGTDAYDSYLKENRNPAELIVK; this is translated from the coding sequence ATGTTGACCCGGTTCGGCATTCCCGCATTTTTCCTCGCCGTCATTGCATGTTCCGCGCTTGCCGGGGAACCCCCGCTATCCGACCCTGAAAAACCGGGGCCCTATCCTGTCGGCGTCACGACGATGCAGTTCACGGACCACGCCCGCACGGATGCGTTGACGAAAAAGGACCGGTCGCTGCTGACCGAAATCTGGTACCCCGCAACGGACGAGACGAAAGACCTGCCCAAAAACCGGCTGCTCGATTTCTTTCTGCGGGGAACCGACACCGCATTGCCTATCCTGATGCAGGCGGCCTTCGGCGTGGATGTGAAAAAGTTGGACGAATCGTTCAAGAATTTTTCCGTGCGCGATGCACGCATCCGCGACGGACTTTTCCCGCTCGTCTTGTTTTCGCATGGAAACGGCGGCCTGCGCTTTCAGAATGCGTTTCTCTGCGAACATCTCGCGAGCCACGGCTACATCGTCGCCGCGCCCGATCACACCGGCAACGCCGCCTGCACCTATGTGGACGGGCAACTGATTGCATACAACGAGGCCGGTCGCGATCAGGCGGCAACTGATCGCCCGATTGATATCCGGTTCCTCATTGACACCTTCCAGCGCCTTGTCGGCGGCGCCGACAGCCGTTTCCTCGAGCGGATTGATATGAGCCGCATCGCCGTGGCCGGCCATTCGTTCGGAGGCTATACAAGCACTTGGGTGGCCGACACAGAACCGCGCGTCCGCGCAATTATCCCGATGGCCGGTGTCGCCAAGGAACGGGTGAATTTCGAATGTCCGGCGCTGGTCATGGTGGCCACGGAAGACAAGACCATGGGACTTGAGGGAAACGACCGCATTCGCCGGTATTACGAAGACTCGAAGGGACCGCGCCATTTCGTTGAATTCAAAAACGCCGGCCATTTCTCGTTCACTGAAATGTACCAGTTCAAGCCTGATTTCGGCGATGGCATCGGTTCCGGCAAGCGCATCGCCTCCGGCGAACCCGTCACCTACACGCCGATGGACGTCATGTACCCCCTTATAAACGGCTATGCCACAGCCTTTCTCGGCAAGTATCTCAAAGGCACTGATGCCTACGATTCCTATCTCAAGGAGAATCGAAACCCAGCCGAACTTATTGTCAAGTAA